The following proteins are encoded in a genomic region of Chloracidobacterium sp.:
- a CDS encoding VWA domain-containing protein yields MRFRNLLMLLILTVTAVGAYAQDDDLIRVDSSIVRLNVGVVDPRGRPITNLTRDSFTVFEDDKKQQIIRFEPSTAPFSVVLILDMSGSTLGFRQVIKMSAARFIDALMPQDRVAIIEFYDKVNLRNDFTTNRQTIANSINVANGRGKTQLYKALDVALNKLAAERTSRKAIVVLTDGVDTAVRDRDRDELEKAPEDQVLTFLKPGSSSILNEMLNRADAQGVTIYPLALPTGDPAKLADPTPRQVAMYNAARERLQIIADRTGGSLNAINHLEDMGRLYGQVAAEIRTLYTIEYDPTNERSDRKWHRIRIEVADPTLIARTRQGYFSR; encoded by the coding sequence ATGCGGTTCCGCAACTTATTGATGTTGCTTATTCTGACGGTCACCGCCGTTGGTGCCTATGCGCAAGATGATGACCTGATCCGCGTTGACTCTTCTATCGTCCGGTTGAACGTCGGCGTCGTTGATCCGCGCGGCCGGCCGATCACAAACCTCACGCGAGATAGTTTTACTGTTTTCGAGGATGATAAGAAGCAGCAAATAATCCGATTTGAACCTTCAACTGCACCGTTCAGTGTCGTGCTGATACTCGATATGTCGGGATCAACGCTCGGATTTCGACAGGTGATCAAGATGTCGGCGGCTCGATTTATCGACGCTCTGATGCCGCAGGACCGTGTCGCAATTATCGAATTCTACGATAAGGTCAATCTTCGCAATGACTTCACGACGAATCGCCAAACGATCGCTAACTCGATAAATGTCGCGAACGGCCGAGGAAAAACACAGCTCTACAAGGCGCTCGACGTTGCCTTGAATAAACTTGCTGCAGAACGTACGAGCCGCAAGGCGATAGTCGTTTTGACAGACGGCGTCGATACCGCCGTTCGCGACCGGGATCGCGACGAGCTGGAAAAAGCTCCGGAAGATCAAGTGCTTACATTTCTGAAACCGGGATCAAGCTCCATCTTGAATGAAATGCTCAACCGGGCAGATGCGCAGGGCGTAACCATTTATCCGCTTGCTTTGCCGACCGGCGATCCGGCAAAACTTGCCGACCCGACACCGCGCCAGGTAGCGATGTACAACGCCGCTCGCGAAAGGCTCCAGATCATTGCCGATCGTACCGGCGGATCACTGAATGCCATAAACCACCTCGAAGATATGGGTCGGCTTTACGGACAGGTGGCGGCCGAGATCCGGACGCTTTATACCATCGAATATGATCCGACAAACGAGCGATCTGACCGCAAATGGCACCGTATCCGCATCGAGGTGGCCGACCCAACGCTTATCGCAAGAACGCGGCAAGGTTATTTTTCCCGTTAA
- a CDS encoding protein kinase, whose amino-acid sequence MKPLTANTMIQDRYLVVHLIGKGGMGEVYLAVDQRLGSAVALKRTYFADDGTLGGAFEREARILARLRHPVLPKVSDHFSDNGDQYLVMEHIAGDDLSARLEAAGKPFPVSWVIFWADQLLDALSYLHSHEPPIIHRDIKPQNLKLTDENHIVLLDFGLSKESSGKTMASTPGTSGSVVGYTPHFASMEQIRGTGTDARSDIYSLCATLYQLMSNTIPPDALTRADALLGGSADPILPLSEANPEVSPAVSNVILKGLELSREKRFGSAQEMQRALRTAHAQMQGQMSAATQVFSTNDIDRTEPPVKDPTAPLPASEMATKLPTEHSEVSDLDATVQMSNFVQETPKQADVKTEAFSVPSFVPDISRGPEHAAPPSVASSDAPSSPPPLVSQVPQTPAFFTEAAVEVDKADIPVPVQTIETEQEPVKTATAAEPAATPTPTRAPAAKAVKKEKKGSKAGLILGGLAVLFLLLLGVLAGGWYAYENYLAAPAANTASPTPLPSVSPTETPMATPTPTPEPSPSAEPSATVDTNSNTGMTSQPNATETPGPAAKDTRPQTAPPKDTAPKAPKQTTPKQPTKPKSSDDRTIILQ is encoded by the coding sequence ATGAAACCGTTGACAGCAAATACAATGATCCAGGACCGCTATTTGGTGGTTCATTTGATCGGAAAAGGCGGAATGGGCGAGGTTTATCTTGCCGTTGACCAGCGGCTCGGCAGTGCAGTTGCGCTGAAGCGGACGTATTTTGCTGATGACGGGACGTTGGGCGGCGCCTTCGAGCGCGAGGCAAGGATACTCGCACGCCTCCGCCACCCCGTATTGCCGAAGGTGAGCGACCATTTCTCGGATAACGGCGACCAATATCTTGTTATGGAGCACATCGCGGGTGATGACCTATCTGCACGCCTTGAAGCGGCAGGGAAACCATTTCCGGTAAGTTGGGTCATTTTCTGGGCGGATCAGCTGCTCGATGCCCTCTCTTATTTGCATTCGCACGAACCGCCCATAATTCATCGCGATATCAAGCCGCAGAACCTTAAGCTTACTGATGAAAATCACATCGTGCTGCTGGATTTCGGCTTATCGAAGGAATCGAGCGGTAAGACGATGGCTTCGACGCCGGGAACCTCGGGCAGCGTTGTCGGTTATACCCCGCATTTTGCGTCGATGGAGCAGATACGAGGTACGGGAACGGATGCCCGAAGCGATATCTATTCGCTTTGCGCGACGCTGTATCAGTTGATGTCGAATACAATCCCTCCCGATGCCTTGACGCGGGCTGACGCTCTTTTGGGTGGTTCGGCAGATCCGATATTGCCCTTGTCGGAAGCCAATCCGGAAGTGTCGCCTGCGGTTTCCAACGTTATTCTAAAGGGGCTTGAACTGTCACGCGAAAAGCGTTTCGGCTCCGCGCAAGAAATGCAGCGTGCACTGCGGACCGCACACGCTCAAATGCAGGGGCAGATGTCTGCGGCGACACAGGTCTTCAGCACGAACGACATCGATCGAACGGAACCGCCGGTCAAGGATCCGACCGCTCCGCTGCCTGCGTCCGAGATGGCGACAAAGCTGCCGACCGAGCATAGCGAGGTTTCAGACCTTGATGCGACGGTCCAAATGAGCAACTTTGTTCAAGAAACGCCGAAACAGGCGGATGTGAAGACCGAAGCATTTTCGGTACCCTCATTCGTTCCCGACATAAGCCGGGGTCCTGAGCATGCCGCTCCGCCCTCGGTCGCTTCGTCAGATGCGCCGTCGTCTCCACCGCCGCTTGTGTCTCAAGTGCCGCAAACGCCGGCATTCTTTACGGAGGCGGCCGTAGAAGTGGACAAGGCTGATATTCCGGTTCCGGTACAGACGATCGAGACCGAGCAGGAACCTGTGAAAACTGCGACCGCAGCGGAGCCTGCCGCAACGCCGACACCAACGCGGGCACCCGCTGCAAAGGCGGTAAAAAAAGAGAAAAAAGGTTCGAAGGCGGGTTTGATCTTAGGCGGCCTTGCCGTTCTGTTTTTGCTGTTACTGGGCGTGCTTGCCGGAGGCTGGTACGCGTACGAGAATTACCTCGCGGCTCCTGCCGCCAATACCGCGTCGCCCACGCCTTTGCCGTCAGTCTCGCCGACCGAGACGCCGATGGCGACCCCTACGCCAACGCCCGAGCCTTCGCCTTCAGCAGAGCCTTCGGCGACAGTTGATACTAACTCGAATACCGGTATGACCTCCCAGCCGAATGCGACGGAGACTCCGGGCCCTGCTGCAAAGGATACAAGGCCGCAAACGGCACCGCCAAAGGATACGGCACCAAAGGCTCCGAAGCAGACAACGCCGAAGCAGCCTACAAAGCCAAAGTCTTCTGACGATCGAACGATCATTCTTCAATGA